Genomic DNA from Candidatus Sulfurimonas marisnigri:
TTTCATTTTCAACATCACTTATGAACTTATTTTTTTCTTTTTCTTTTTCAAATGAATTAATCTTGTAAGCTTTTTCCGGTTTATATGCCTCGAAAAATTTTTCGAGTGTATCTTCCCAAACTAAAGTAACTTCTCGATTAATCTGCTCTTCCACATCTTCTCCGGGTAGTGAATAATTAAAAACTATAACATCTTCATAGGTAATTACTTCGTACTTATCACTCATATGCATAAACCTTTCACACAACCCAAAATAAATTTTGGATTGATAATCTCTCCCATCTTGTCCAACTGTATGAATTTTATAGGCTTTTTTATAGTTCTTAAATATTGTTTCATTTTGATTCTCCTAAAATAATTATAACATTTAAATAGAAAACTATAATTAATTTTCTACACTATATATCGGATTAGTTTTGTTGGTATAATGTCAGTATATCCCACCACCTCCCCCCCCCTCTCATTATAGTTCAACAAGAAAGAAGTTGTTTTTTGTTAATATTACATAAATTATATTTTATACTTATAGATATTTATATATTTCATAATTACAAAGGCAAAATCGAATAATGAACTTTAAAAAATCTGTAATATTTATTTTACTAGTTGGCATAGGTGCTATATATTTTATGTCAAATCTCATTGTGGATGACAGAGTAGAAGCTTTACTACGCCAAAAATACATAAATTCTTCAGAAACCATGAAAAATAGTGCGAAACTACATACTGCAGAAAAAATGGATGCAACATTAGCATTGGCGATTGCTATTTCACATAAAGAGGAGCTTATAAAAGCTCTGCGTGAAAATAACTATAAGCTAGTAGATTTAAAAAGCATATCAGATATGATCAAAAAACACACTAAATTTAAAACACCATGGTTTCATCTTGTATCAAAAGATGGAGTAAGTATTCTAAAAAGTTGGATGGAAAGAAAAGGTGAGTATATATTAGGGTTTAGACGAGATTTGGCCAAATTAATGAAAGAACCAAAAGTTACCACTACAATTAGTGTAGGTAAATTTAATATGACCTTTAAAGCTATTGTTCCAGTTTACGATGGACAAAAATTCATAGGCTTATTTGAAGTTATTACTAATTTTGACTCAGTTGCAGAAAGTTTAAAAAATAAAAATATTGACTTTGTTGTTTTAGCAGATAAAAGGTATAAAAAACAACTCACTAAACCATACTCAAAATTATTTATAGAAGACTATTATGTAGCAAATTCAAACGCTAATAAAGAGTTCTTAAAGCTTGTAGAAAAAATAGGCGTAGATAACTTTATAAAAAACAAGGAAGACTATTTTATTCATAAAGATGAAAAACATCTATTAACTAACTATAACCTATTAGACATAGACGGTAATACTATTGGATATTTTTTACTATTTAAATCACTTGAATCAATAGATACCACAGATATATCAAATAAAAAAAATCTCTTGTTTTTTATACTTTTGGCTATCTTTATAGTGTTTTTTGGAATTCTATATTATTTTTATAATAGGGCATATTCTAACAAAATATTACAACTAAACAGCGAATTAGAAGAAAGAGTAAAAAAAGAGGTTGAGGAAAATCGCTTAAAAGATGGGCTTGTTCTTCAGCAGTCAAAATTGGCATCTATGGGTGAGATGATAGGTGCCATTGCTCATCAGTGGAGACAACCGCTAAACGCTTTAAGTATAAGTATACAAAATTTAGAGTACGCCTATGAAGATAATTTAGTTGATAAAGAGTATCTGGATAAATATACAAGTAAAAATCTAAAAACAATAAATTTTATGTCCAATACTATAGATGATTTTAGAAACTTTTTTAGAGTAGATAAAGAGAAAGAAGGTTTTAGCGTAAAAGAGGCTATATTAGGGACTATATCTTTGCAAGAAGCACAATTAAAAAATAATGGAATTAGTTTAGAAGTTATGGGTGATGACTTTATAGTTAATGGATTTTATAATGAGTTTCAGCAGGTTATTTTAAATATAATAAGTAATTCAAAAGATGTTCTACTTGACAACAATATAAAAGAACCAGAAATAAAAATTATTCTAGAAGACAATAAAATACTAATTAAAGATAATGGCCCTGGAATAAATAAAGATATTATAAATAAAGTGTTTGAGCCATATTTTACAACAAAAGATAAAGACAAAGGGACAGGGATGGGTCTTTATATGTCAAAAATGATTATAGAAGATAATATGGGCGGAAAACTATTAGTATCTAACATTCAAAAATCAGACTTAAATGATTGCTATGGTGTTATGTTTACAATTGAAATGCCAACAAAAGAACAAAGAGAGG
This window encodes:
- a CDS encoding ATP-binding protein, yielding MNFKKSVIFILLVGIGAIYFMSNLIVDDRVEALLRQKYINSSETMKNSAKLHTAEKMDATLALAIAISHKEELIKALRENNYKLVDLKSISDMIKKHTKFKTPWFHLVSKDGVSILKSWMERKGEYILGFRRDLAKLMKEPKVTTTISVGKFNMTFKAIVPVYDGQKFIGLFEVITNFDSVAESLKNKNIDFVVLADKRYKKQLTKPYSKLFIEDYYVANSNANKEFLKLVEKIGVDNFIKNKEDYFIHKDEKHLLTNYNLLDIDGNTIGYFLLFKSLESIDTTDISNKKNLLFFILLAIFIVFFGILYYFYNRAYSNKILQLNSELEERVKKEVEENRLKDGLVLQQSKLASMGEMIGAIAHQWRQPLNALSISIQNLEYAYEDNLVDKEYLDKYTSKNLKTINFMSNTIDDFRNFFRVDKEKEGFSVKEAILGTISLQEAQLKNNGISLEVMGDDFIVNGFYNEFQQVILNIISNSKDVLLDNNIKEPEIKIILEDNKILIKDNGPGINKDIINKVFEPYFTTKDKDKGTGMGLYMSKMIIEDNMGGKLLVSNIQKSDLNDCYGVMFTIEMPTKEQREEDEKL